A single window of Plasmodium reichenowi strain SY57 chromosome 14, whole genome shotgun sequence DNA harbors:
- a CDS encoding hypothetical protein (conserved Plasmodium protein, unknown function), translating to MHPFNFVPQLDNKINVVSMQPFQMYVPNNNAVIPQSFSSDHTTQHYSQPIYFEPLPPIYVKNQLLPSPILVQMPTTVVVQNESQPAMVLNQPPSNIVVKNNPPTSVFVKQSNPNVVVKNEAPPNYIQNVDTCQETIVTDMNRPVMTSINKNIM from the coding sequence ATGCATCCCTTTAATTTTGTGCCTCAATTAgataacaaaataaatgttGTTTCAATGCAACCTTTCCAAATGTATGTTCCTAATAATAATGCTGTAATTCCTCAATCATTTTCCAGTGATCATACAACACAACATTATAGTCAAcctatatattttgaacCATTACCTCCTATATATGTGAAAAACCAATTATTACCTTCTCCCATTTTAGTACAGATGCCTACAACGGTAGTTGTTCAAAATGAATCACAACCAGCGATGGTTCTTAATCAACCACCCTCCAATATTGTTGTCAAAAATAATCCTCCAACTTCAGTTTTTGTTAAACAATCAAATCCTAATGTTGTTGTTAAAAATGAAGCACCCccaaattatatacaaaatgtGGACACATGTCAAGAGACGATAGTAACAGATATGAACCGCCCAGTAATGACcagtataaataaaaatattatgtaa
- a CDS encoding aminopeptidase P, with amino-acid sequence MQLNFLLFVFIFLMVFHLNIFNKGKRQNLVSAYLNHLKKSYFSGVTSGFDCVNKSEVSSDNNNNNNKIAPNFFSKKYQRNFDNNNLSENQENNKNIIYSGSNIYKNIYNTEMMSNNNNTVDVNTMDNNPAARLEELRNIMKKNNIDVYILINSDEHNSEIINEKDKKIVKITNYSGADGILIVTKDKPILYVNALYELQAMNELDQNLFTLRISRIDNRDEIFETISSLEFNTIAFDGKNTSVVFYEKLRKSLLNAYPKKKIVEKIIYNNNFDDVNKKVDENVLNFLVLEKSLVEVKDYPVNNKTLYIHDRKYNGACAGEKIDKLKQSLMYDMKNVDNLLLSELDEIAYLLNLRGYDYQYSPLFYSYLLFQFDREEQDFSKIVFFTTVKNLPADVKNLLEINKVIVKEYEEIVPYLRDVVIPSIPKHNDDNPDFKKYDISLSPYINLMIYKLFDRKNVLLQNSPVVKMKAVKNDIEIDNMKQAHILDGLALLQFFHWCEQKRKTKELFNETEMSLRHKVDYFRSTKKNFIFPSFSTISASGPNAAVIHYECTDKTNATIKPAIYLLDSGGQYLHGTTDVTRTTHFGEPTPEEKRIYTLVLKGHLRLRKVIFASYTNSSALDFIARENLFNNFMDYNHGTGHGVGLTLNVHEGGCSIGPVGGAPLKKNMVLSNEPGYYMKDKFGVRIENMQYVISKEITDTTEYLSFDDLTMYPYEKKLLDFSLLTNQEIKELNEYHTTIRNTLLPLVKQSPQEYGESVEKYLIEITEPIAIHNN; translated from the coding sequence atgcaattgaattttcttttgtttgtttttatatttttaatggtattccatttaaatatttttaataaggGTAAGAGGCAAAATTTAGTATCGGCTTATTTAAATCATTTGAAAAAGTCATATTTTAGTGGTGTTACGAGCGGATTTGATTGTGTAAATAAAAGTGAAGTAAGtagtgataataataataataataataagataGCACCCAATTTTTTctcaaaaaaatatcagAGAAATTTCgacaataataatttaagtGAGAAtcaagaaaataataagaatataatatatagtggttccaatatatataagaatatatataataccGAAATGATgagtaataataataataccGTTGATGTTAACACGATGGATAATAATCCTGCCGCTAGATTAGAAGAattaagaaatattatgaaaaagaataatattgatgtatatattttaattaatagTGATGAACACAATTctgaaataataaatgagaaagataaaaaaattgtaaaaaTTACAAATTATAGTGGTGCTGATGGTATATTAATAGTAACAAAAGATAAACCCATATTATATGTGAATGCATTATATGAATTACAAGCTATGAATGAATTAGATCAgaatttatttacattaaGAATTAGTAGAATTGATAATAGAGATGAAATTTTTGAAACGATTTCATCTTTAGAATTTAATACTATTGCATTTGATGGAAAAAACACAAGTGTTGTgttttatgaaaaattaagaaaatCTCTTTTAAATGCTTATccaaaaaagaaaattgtagaaaaaattatatataataataattttgatgatgttaataaaaaggTTGATGAAAATGTATTAAACTTTCTTGTTTTAGAAAAATCTTTAGTGGAAGTTAAAGATTATCctgttaataataaaactttatatatacatgatagaaaatataatggTGCATGTGCTGGTGAAAAAATtgataaattaaaacaaTCCCTTATGTATGATATGAAGAATGTAGATAATTTACTTTTATCCGAATTAGATGAAATTGcatatcttttaaatttaagAGGTTATGATTATCAATATTCGccattattttattcttatttattatttcaatTTGATAGAGAAGAACAAGATTTTTCTAAAATTGTATTCTTTACAACAGTAAAAAATTTACCAGCAGATGTTAAGAATCTTTTAGAAATTAATAAAGTTATTGTAAAAGAATATGAAGAAATTGTACCATACCTAAGAGATGTAGTTATCCCATCCATACCAAAGCATAATGATGACAATCCTGATTTCAAAAAGTATGATATCTCATTAAGCCCATATATCAatttaatgatatataaacTATTTGATAGAAAAAATGTTCTTTTACAAAATTCCCCTGTAGTCAAAATGAAAGCAgtaaaaaatgatatagaAATTGATAATATGAAACAAGCACATATATTAGATGGTCTTGCTTTATTACAATTTTTCCATTGGTGTGAACAGAAAAGAAAAACGaaagaattatttaatgaaaCAGAAATGTCTTTAAGACATAAAGTAGATTATTTTAGATCAACCAAGAAAAATTTTATCTTCCCATCCTTTTCAACCATATCAGCAAGTGGTCCTAATGCAGCTGTTATTCATTATGAATGTACAGATAAAACAAATGCTACCATTAAACCAGCTATTTATCTTTTAGATTCTGGAGGACAATATTTACATGGAACTACTGATGTTACTAGAACTACACATTTTGGTGAACCCACTCCTGAAGAAAAGAGAATTTATACATTAGTATTAAAAGGACATTTACGTTTAAGAAAAGTTATCTTTGCATCTTATACAAATTCATCAGCTTTAGATTTTATTGCACGTGAAAATTTATTCAACAATTTTATGGATTATAATCATGGTACTGGTCATGGTGTTGGTTTAACTCTTAATGTACATGAAGGTGGTTGTTCTATAGGCCCAGTAGGTGGAGCACctcttaaaaaaaatatggtCCTTTCTAATGAACCAGGatattatatgaaagaTAAATTTGGTGTACGTATAGAAAATATGCAATATGTTATTAGCAAAGAAATTACAGATACGACTGAATACCTTTCATTTGATGATTTAACTATGTATCCAtatgaaaagaaattattagATTTTTCACTTTTAACAAACCAAGAAATTAAAGAACTTAATGAATATCATACAACCATTAGAAATACATTATTACCCTTAGTTAAACAAAGCCCACAAGAATATGGAGAAAGTgttgaaaaatatttaatagaAATAACAGAACCAATTGCTATTCATAACAATTAA
- a CDS encoding protein phosphatase, putative, with protein MNKINLISTKEISEIVSWYTHVCAGTMQGYRATEEDATVILASLKNFPSCRMCTIFDGHIGKETALYCARNIADFIGNCTTLDVNNITNACIQMDNEILNSNFAHNGSTAIIAIIEKIINKDFFKLYICNLGDSRAMLIKKDGSFISLSEDHKPYNKKEKERIYKIGGFVENGRILGYIGVSRSFGDKNYKIKSDCPYNPHETMISCIPDIKIFYANCDDILFLGCDGLFEMLSWNDVAKFTYDCMNRHTLSDAVINILDYALLSGSKDNITIQIIKFFNEEIPNFHFREKLIPSIYIHNEKLTKYEFYGKLLNKYHINDNNITNKLVEYCTEIKGSCPTIEPYLKNIRENKNTHIILNRRNNKNIKYLTLPILQEDLKTNNVFNKMDPNDFNKMREFFREYDKKVKLNY; from the exons atgaataagattaatttaataagtACAAAAGAGATATCTGAAATCGTTAGTTGGTATACCCATGTCTGTGCTGGAACTATGCAAGGATATCGTGCCACAGAAGAAgat GCAACGGTTATTTTAGCTTCCCTTAAAAATTTTCCATCCTGCAG GATGTGCACCATTTTTGATGG TCATATAGGAAAAGAAACAGCCTTATATTGCGCAAGGAACATAGCTGATTTTATTG GTAATTGTACAACGTTGGATGTTAACAATATAACTAATGCTTGTATCCAAATGGACAATGAAATATTAA ATAGTAATTTCGCTCATAATGGATCAACAG CAATAATTGCGAtaattgaaaaaattataaataaggATTTTTTTAAGCTATATATTTGCAACTTGG GAGATTCCAGAGCAATGCTTATTAAAAAGGATGGatcatttatttcattaaGTGAAGACCATAAAccttataataaaaaagaaaaagaaaggatatataaaattggAGGATTTGTTGAAAATGGAAGAATACTTGGATATATAGGTGTATCCCGTTCATTTGGAGACAAA aattataaaataaaatccGACTGTCCATATAATCCTCATGAAACCATGATAAGTTGCATACctgatataaaaatattttatgcAAATTGTGATGATATACTATTTTTAGGATGTGATGGATTATTCGAAATGTTATCCTGGAATGATGTTGCAAAATTTACTTATGATTGTATGAACAGACATACTTTAAGCGATGCTGTAATTAATATTCTGGATTATGCACTTCTATCAGGATCCAAAGATAATATAACtatacaaataattaaattttttaatgaagaaattccgaattttcattttagagaaaaattaattccaagtatttatatacataatgaaaaattaactaaatatgaattttaTGGAAAACTTCTCaataaatatcatataaatgataataatattactaACAAGCTGGTGGAATACTGTACAGAAATTAAAGGATCTTGCCCAACCATTGAAccatatttaaaaaatattagggaaaacaaaaacacacacataatattaaacaggagaaataataaaaatattaaatacCTCACTCTGCCAATATTACAGGAAGATCTTAAGACAAATAatgtttttaataaaatggaTCCCAAtgattttaataaaatgagAGAATTCTTCAGagaatatgataaaaaagTCAAGttgaattattaa
- a CDS encoding hypothetical protein (conserved Plasmodium protein, unknown function), producing the protein MDNLFYYMIIQNDRIQPIIVRQPQTVIIQSQPKLPITLDLPPQNIILKNEDPQPIIVRQSNPNIIIEKSQNDFYNHPNFHIGLHDKVNSMSGINNTNIKEQPTKDNMIEDMQNINNADTQFYYNNQNVINENNVLPTPYSYGNNGVFNKEHNYDPYNFTLYSNK; encoded by the coding sequence atggataacttattttattatatgataattcAAAATGATAGAATACAACCTATTATTGTAAGACAACCACAGACAGTTATAATACAGAGTCAACCCAAATTACCTATAACATTAGACTTACCACctcaaaatattattttaaaaaatgaagatcCACAACCAATTATAGTGAGACAATCTAATCCCAATATCATAATTGAAAAATCACAAAATGATTTTTATAACCATCCAAATTTCCATATAGGATTACATGATAAAGTAAATTCAATGTCAGGTATAAATAATACCAATATAAAGGAACAACCAACTAAGGATAATATGATTGAAGATATgcaaaatataaacaatgCTGACACacaattttattataataatcaaaatgttataaatgaaaataatgttTTACCCACACCTTATAGCTATGGGAATAATGGTGTATTTAATAAAGAACATAATTATGATCCATACAATTTTACGttatattcaaataaatga
- a CDS encoding nifU protein, putative, producing MKSKILCNLFKGKSCICLYTNCLNENNVNKCYYNLVRNYSDHVKDHFNKPRNVGSFDKNEKNIGTSIVGKASCGDVIKLQLKIENDVIKDARFMAFGCGSAIASSSYATELIKGKTIDEALKIKNNDIASHLSLPPVKIHCSLLAEDAIKHAIKNYREKVLT from the coding sequence atgaagagCAAAATTTTGTGTAATCTTTTTAAAGGAAAGAGTTgtatttgtttatatacaaattgtttgaatgaaaataatgtgaataaatgttattataatttagTACGAAATTATAGTGATCATGTAAAAGatcattttaataaacCCAGAAATGTTGGGTCATTTGATAAAAACGAGAAGAATATTGGTACATCAATTGTTGGGAAAGCATCATGTGGAGATGTAATAAAGTTACAAttaaaaattgaaaatGATGTTATAAAAGATGCAAGATTTATGGCCTTTGGTTGTGGGTCTGCTATAGCTAGTAGTTCTTATGCGACTGAATTAATTAAAGGAAAGACAATCGATGAAGctttaaaaattaaaaataatgatatcGCTTCACATTTAAGTTTACCCCCTGTAAAAATACACTGCAGTTTATTAGCAGAAGATGCCATCAAACATgctataaaaaattatagaGAAAAAGTTTTAACGTga
- a CDS encoding 6-phosphogluconate dehydrogenase, decarboxylating, putative, with product MCDIGLIGLAVMGQNLSLNISSKGFKIGVYNRTYERTEETMKRAKEENLVVYGYKTVEELINNLKKPRKVILLIKAGPAVDENISNILKHFEKGDIIIDGGNEWYINSERRIKLCKEKDVEYLAMGVSGGEAGARYGCSFMPGGSKYAYDCVKEILEKCSAQVGNSPCVTYIGPGSSGNYVKMVHNGIEYGDMQLISESYVIMKHILKYDNQKLSEVFNKWNEGILNSYLIEITANILAKKDDLTNNYLVDMILDIAGAKGTGKWTMLEATERGIPCPTMCAALDARNISVFKELRTKAESNFNKDNILIDPNEDLNDFENDLLNALYCCKIISYTQGLFLLKQVSEEMNWKLNLGEIARIWRGGCIIRAVFLDRIANAYKNNEKLELLFLDNEFSDDIKNKLPSLRKIVLMATKYSIPIPAFSASLAYFQMVTSQNLPLNLVQAQRDYFGSHTYRRTDREGNYHTLW from the coding sequence ATGTGTGATATTGGTTTGATAGGTTTGGCTGTCATGGGCCAGAATTTAAGTTTGAATATTTCAAGCAAAGGTTTTAAAATTGGTGTATATAATAGGACATATGAAAGAACAGAAGAAACAATGAAAAGAGCAAAAGAAGAGAATTTGGTTGTTTATGGTTATAAAACAGTTGaagaattaataaataatttgaaaaaaCCAAGGAAggttattttattaatcaAAGCAGGTCCAGCTGtagatgaaaatattagtaatatattaaaacattttGAAAAGGGagatataataattgaTGGTGGGAATGAATGGTATATTAATTCAGAAAGaagaataaaattatgtaaagaaaaagatgTAGAATATTTAGCTATGGGTGTGAGTGGAGGTGAAGCAGGTGCAAGATATGGTTGTTCATTTATGCCTGGTGGTTCTAAATATGCATATGATTGTGTGAAAGAAATATTAGAAAAATGTTCAGCTCAAGTTGGAAATTCTCCTTGTGTTACATATATAGGTCCAGGTTCCTCAGGaaattatgtaaaaatgGTACATAATGGAATAGAATATGGAGATATGCAATTAATATCAGAAAGTTATGTAATTAtgaaacatatattaaaatatgataatcAAAAATTATCAGAAGTTTTTAATAAATGGAATGAAGGTATATTAAATTCTTACTTAATTGAAATTACTGCAAATATTCTTGCAAAAAAAGATGACTtaacaaataattatttagTTGATATGATATTAGATATTGCTGGGGCTAAAGGTACAGGAAAATGGACTATGCTTGAAGCTACCGAAAGAGGTATCCCTTGTCCAACTATGTGTGCTGCTTTAGATGCACGTAATATAAGTGtttttaaagaattaaGAACTAAAGCAGAATctaattttaataaagaCAATATTCTTATTGACCCAAATGAAGATTTAAATGATTTTgaaaatgatttattaaatgcTCTTTATTGTTGtaaaattatttcatatacTCAAGGtcttttccttttaaaACAGGTTTCTGAAGAAATGAACTGGAAATTAAATTTGGGAGAAATCGCCAGAATATGGAGAGGTGGTTGTATTATTAGAGCTGTTTTCTTAGATCGTATAGCAAAtgcatataaaaataatgaaaaattagaattattatttttagaTAATGAATTCTCAGatgatattaaaaataaattaccTTCCTTAAGAAAAATTGTTCTTATGGCTACAAAATATTCAATACCAATTCCTGCGTTCTCAGCTAGTTTAGCATATTTTCAAATGGTAACCTCACAAAATTTACCTCTTAATTTAGTGCAAGCCCAAAGGGATTATTTTGGATCACACACATATAGGAGAACAGACCGTGAAGGAAATTATCACACCTTGTggtga
- a CDS encoding mitochondrial ribosomal protein S11 precursor, putative yields MDVLSKNKSLVNYKTIFSSPIYMNIYINHFVNKLINVYSAKSVNFTTLSSDAVKAITNLKESVKKQDKKKKNITRETLKNCQGHKRRYKLFGDREEFHNIDRDKNNLIIEPTDSFRAVITTSKNNVHIQVVNKSKNYKTIFGSFAGNVGFTKTLQQSERCAYRIGENIAKKCRRLGIFSIDIKFRRIMRVETVLQAMYANNLNITQIIHEPRLPKCGLNASKPRKRRRV; encoded by the coding sequence ATGGATGTTTTATCTAAAAACAAGAGCCTTGTTAATTATAAAACCATATTCTCAAGTCCCATTTACatgaatatatacataaaccattttgtaaataaattaataaatgtatattcAGCAAAAAGTGTAAATTTTACGACCCTTTCTTCAGATGCAGTAAAGGCAATAACGAATTTAAAAGAATCTGTAAAGAAGcaagataaaaaaaagaaaaacattACAAGGGAGACACTTAAAAATTGTCAAGGTCATAAGAGAAGATACAAATTATTTGGTGATAGAGAAGAATTTCATAATATAGATAgagataaaaataatttaataattgaACCTACAGATAGTTTTCGAGCTGTTATTACTACAtctaaaaataatgtacatattcaagttgtaaataaaagtaaaaattataaaaccATATTCGGTTCCTTTGCTGGAAATGTTGGTTTTACGAAGACGTTACAACAAAGCGAAAGATGTGCTTATAGAATAGGTGAGAATATAGCTAAAAAATGTAGAAGACTTGGGATATTTTCTAttgatataaaatttaGGAGAATCATGAGGGTAGAAACTGTTTTGCAAGCTATGTATGCAAATAATCTTAATATAACACAAATAATACATGAACCTAGATTACCAAAATGTGGATTAAATGCTTCTAAGCCTAGAAAGAGAAGACGTGTGTAG